Genomic segment of Populus trichocarpa isolate Nisqually-1 chromosome 12, P.trichocarpa_v4.1, whole genome shotgun sequence:
AGTGTAACACATTGAGTCATTATGTCTATAATTAGCAATCCCAAAATTACCACTTAGAGATAAAAACCCATATCCCCCCTGAATGTCTCTAAGCTTTAAATATAGCTATAAGCGAATAACCAAGATGCGCCCAAGACTTGACCAATTTGGAAAATTGAGAATGGATTTCTAGGAGTATAAACAGGATTGATCAAAATTTTTGGAAAAGTTCTTTGCAATGGCGCCTACCCACAATATTGGTAGCAACCCTcacattttagaataaaattgacatatcttagaaaaaaaatcattaaaataattaatgatttgaAAGGTTATTAGAGTCTCATGACTTAGGTTGaagatttgacagattaacttgAGTTGATCCGAATAAATCTAAGTAGATCCAATATGTTATCAtttcaacattttaaaaaatatcgttttgaattttttagtcaaattatatttttatcggtcGTTCGAGTTGTCTTTGAACCTGTAAAGTTAATCATATCATATCAGATTAACctccatataatttaattttttttactagaaaacatgttaactcacttgaatatcttttttacattcaataaaaattcaatctgACTCCTAGATGatataatacatattttttttaatatggggcTGGGCCTTAGTAGCAGTTGGATGGGCTGGTTAAGTAGTGTCTCAGGACTTTTAGGCCCTCTCTTGTCATTGCATTGCAAAGTGCAAACAAACCTTGGCTCACCCGCCCACGAAGACATGCTTGTGATTTCTGAGTAGCCCACGTCTTGACTCTTGAATACTGTAGCGCGCACAGTCGCAGAGAGAGGGAGGGGAGAAAGAGGGAGAGCTCCGCTTATTGGTGCCTGAACCTGGACGCCATTGAATATTTTGCTTTTTACAGCTCTGGTAAGTATTCTCTCTCCATGTCTATATGCACTGGCCAGGCATGTTCTTTTAAGATTCACGCACCAATTTCCACTTTCCGATTTTAGGGCTTGTTCTTCTTTTATCAAATGATTTAGAAATTCGAAGAAGAGAGAATTCATCCCTTAACTGCATAATAAAAGTTTCCATTTCTGCATTTCTATCAAATCTAACTAATACTAAGCAAAGAGGAATGACTTTTGTTTTAcagattattaataatattgcaTGTATGTTGAAATTTGATTGCTGTTAATTCAACCAAAATGAGCAATAGCTCTCGGGAGGATTCTCCAGACTGGCTCCGTTCTTTCCAGGTCTGttatttcccttttttcttttattttaatgtttcctATCCTGGGTACTGGCTAATTAAAGCATTGCTTGGCAGGCCCCAGCTCTGACATTGTCCTCTGACTCAGCCTCATCGCCCAAGGCCAGTCCTTATAGGGATGATACGGTTCATTCTCAATCGTCAAAGGAAGGCAACGATCTTGTTGGTCCAACTACTGCTGATGCTCCATCCAATAAGATTTCCAAACCAAAAGGGGGagctaagaagaagaaaagaaaaggtgaaacaagatttttttctttgctatttGTACTGGTCAAATGGTATTGGTTTGTGCTTGTATGGTAGCTACATTACCACTATTTGCAAGCCTTGTCTATGGtggttttttacctttttttttttgaaaaaataagattcATTTAGTCTTGGTTTTCAATGCTTtgtttttctgaaaatgattCAGGGGATGGGGATGATGGACAAGATGTTAAGGATGGCACATTTGTGAATCACACAAAAGAACCTCTTGTAAGAACATTTATACCAACACTTCTTTTGTGTTCAGATGAGTTTAGTGCCAATAGTTCATGATTGATTGGTACAGTAAGGTATGAAGTATAAATCATAGTCTGTTTTGGGAGTTGATGGAGTTTGTGGGAGAATTTTGTCCAAGGCTGAATATCAAAATAGACATGTTGCTTCTGCTGGCTATACGTGGCTCCTATAGTGAAGGAATACTATTGTTTAATAGGTTATATGCTAATGAAGACTTTTGTGTATTGTCAAAAGTTGATGTTTGATAATGCTGTGGCTGATTTCAAAGAGCAAACCGAGGGAAGTTTATCTTTAATCCTCTGCTAAAAACTTCAAGTGTTTCTAAGAGTGACATCCTTCTTGGTATCATAGGTGAAGGAATCCGATTGTTGGCATGCCACCTCCCCTGCACTTAATTGTCCTCTTCTGTGCACATTCTGGTGTAGCGAACTTAGATGTTAATATCTAATTTCTAACCATTCATTGCTCTAACAAGATATTGTATACTGTCAACtagttttagattttctttcttcaactATTGGCGTGGAATGTTTCTTTACCAGGAAGGTCTAGCATGGTTACTGGTTTTGAATGTTTAGTTCGGAGATGTCTAGCTTGCTATTTATATggttgatgttgatgacaattaCAATGATGCTAACAGGCATCAAACAATTCAGTTTGGGCATTATCATCGGACTCCGAGTCTTGTCCTGATAATAGCCCTGCAAGGGAtcccagaaaaaataaaattgaagagagCAGAAACAATGAGGATCTAATTCTTATGCACAGCAGAGAAGTGTCTCCTGTAAAGAAGGCCTCAAAAAGTAAATCTCCGAAGAAACTTTCAAAAGGAGAGGGTCACGCTCCAAAGAATGGGAAGAATGGAAATGATAACTTGCAAAGTAAAGGTACAAGGAGAAGATGGAAATTGTGGTGAATTTTATATCTTTCCAAATTTCACACAAAGAACTCTCTCATATTCTTAAATGTTCTTAATTGAAGTCACAGGAAACCATGGGGATGCGGAAATTACTGAGGAAGACACATCTGAGAAGCATAGAAATGCTCATGTAAGAATTATGTGCAGCaactattcttttttccactttcCCATGCTTCACCCAATTCACATAGCAAGATAAGCATGCAGGTGTCTACATCAAGGTTACCATTGGTACTCTCTGAGAAAGTCCAGCGCTCCAAGGTAGGAATCCTATTGGTCTTAAAAAAACCACTTGTTTCCTCTGCTTtaactataaatatcatttaacttTCCAACTCCATGGTGCTGTCTTGGATGCTATAAATAGACATAGTTCTCT
This window contains:
- the LOC7486704 gene encoding DNA-binding protein BIN4 isoform X3 produces the protein MSNSSREDSPDWLRSFQAPALTLSSDSASSPKASPYRDDTVHSQSSKEGNDLVGPTTADAPSNKISKPKGGAKKKKRKGDGDDGQDVKDGTFVNHTKEPLASNNSVWALSSDSESCPDNSPARDPRKNKIEESRNNEDLILMHSREVSPVKKASKSKSPKKLSKGEGHAPKNGKNGNDNLQSKVTGNHGDAEITEEDTSEKHRNAHVSTSRLPLVLSEKVQRSKALVECEGESIDLSGDMGAVGRVVIPDTPSGNSEMYLDLKGTIYRTTIVPSRTFCVVSFGQSEAKIEAIMNDFIQLKTQSNVYEAETMVEVR
- the LOC7486704 gene encoding DNA-binding protein BIN4 isoform X2, whose translation is MSNSSREDSPDWLRSFQAPALTLSSDSASSPKASPYRDDTVHSQSSKEGNDLVGPTTADAPSNKISKPKGGAKKKKRKGDGDDGQDVKDGTFVNHTKEPLASNNSVWALSSDSESCPDNSPARDPRKNKIEESRNNEDLILMHSREVSPVKKASKSKSPKKLSKGEGHAPKNGKNGNDNLQSKGNHGDAEITEEDTSEKHRNAHVSTSRLPLVLSEKVQRSKALVECEGESIDLSGDMGAVGRVVIPDTPSGNSEMYLDLKGTIYRTTIVPSRTFCVVSFGQSEAKIEAIMNDFIQLKTQSNVYEAETMVEGTLEGFSFDSEDETDKITKATALQTDQNEGVEEPANGKTKRKPVKSSGVARKKGKTAVGKPQPVKKVRKKTQVSKKAKTKK
- the LOC7486704 gene encoding DNA-binding protein BIN4 isoform X1 — encoded protein: MSNSSREDSPDWLRSFQAPALTLSSDSASSPKASPYRDDTVHSQSSKEGNDLVGPTTADAPSNKISKPKGGAKKKKRKGDGDDGQDVKDGTFVNHTKEPLASNNSVWALSSDSESCPDNSPARDPRKNKIEESRNNEDLILMHSREVSPVKKASKSKSPKKLSKGEGHAPKNGKNGNDNLQSKVTGNHGDAEITEEDTSEKHRNAHVSTSRLPLVLSEKVQRSKALVECEGESIDLSGDMGAVGRVVIPDTPSGNSEMYLDLKGTIYRTTIVPSRTFCVVSFGQSEAKIEAIMNDFIQLKTQSNVYEAETMVEGTLEGFSFDSEDETDKITKATALQTDQNEGVEEPANGKTKRKPVKSSGVARKKGKTAVGKPQPVKKVRKKTQVSKKAKTKK